In the genome of Vicia villosa cultivar HV-30 ecotype Madison, WI linkage group LG7, Vvil1.0, whole genome shotgun sequence, one region contains:
- the LOC131619571 gene encoding protein FAR1-RELATED SEQUENCE 5-like encodes MKQFVCNKRGLRDTKHLRRLDRKREHRPTTRTNCPARLRVHYNPQKDSYVVSCFEEAHNHELTPSRFVHLHPIYREITVADRAQIDGLQSNGIRTCHIMGYMVAQKGGHDRVGFTKKDLYNYFDSKMRANIKDGDVAAAINYLTVKSSTDPMLYGKYAVGMDGRMKSLFWADRSSRSDYFCFGDVIAFDTTYKKNKYNYPLVIFSGCNHHSQTVIFGVALVSDETTETYKWLLECFLECMENKYPEAVVTDGDGAMRESIKQVFPDATHRLCAWHLNKNASENDQFEEFWSKTIKENGLEGNPWVAKTYENRSLWATAYLREKFFGRIRTTSQCEAVNAVIKSYVRKKGCIFEFMHNFDQAMRSYRNNELIADYKSKFSEPVMTTQLRALESHAAKVYTMEIFKEVKDEIVKAGSLIVKEKLIRNGFKTYRFTKYCCDNYDVEVVYDGETLQCECRLWDSHGIPCSHMFGVMKEEHVSLIPTGLILSRWTKDAKIQYLNMNCNGSDDSNMIELARFGAYSSAFTAFCNEASKREGVYGEIMGDILKLHKKYCSTDDPILASNSAVGDPNIVNSKGAPKKKKNDIKAIRRCSKCNSRTHNARSFSVAENAPSEQNVGMTSRPVTDSFSQVVKNKNGKRGRIGGSSVQNKCTEPPNSRGANVTATSRAEVGSTSIPMPAMYGLQPVLPAVQPMLHPMHLQPLIPLYPTTVAENSGSCFGRPQRLMNNGGT; translated from the exons ATGAAGCAGTTTGTATGCAATAAACGCGGTCTAAGAGATACAAAACACTTAAGGAGGCTTGATAGAAAAAGAGAACACAGACCTACGACCCGCACTAATTGTCCTGCTAGGCTTCGTGTGCATTACAACCCCCAGAAGGATAGTTATGTAGTGTCATGTTTTGAAGAGGCTCACAACCATGAATTAACACCATCTAGGTTTGTCCACTTACACCCCATTTATCGTGAGATTACTGTAGCAGATAGAGCTCAGATTGACGGTCTACAGTCAAATGGAATTAGAACTTGTCATATAATGGGGTACATGGTTGCTCAGAAGGGTGGACACGATCGTGTTGGGTTTACAAAGAAGGATCTGTACAATTATTTTGATAGTAAAATGCGTGCTAATATTAAAGATGGTGACGTTGCCGCTGCTATAAATTATCTAACTGTGAAGTCATCTACTGATCCCATGTTATATGGTAAATATGCCGTAGGCATGGATGGACGAATGAAGTCTCTTTTTTGGGCTGATAGAAGCAGTAGATCTGACTATTTTTGTTTTGGCGATGTGATTGCGTTCGACACGACTTACAAGAAGAACAAATACAACTACCCATTGGTTATATTTTCAGGGTGTAACCACCACTCTCAGACAGTTATTTTTGGTGTTGCGTTGGTGTCAGATGAAACGACAGAGACGTATAAGTGGTTGTTGGAGTGTTTTTTAGAGTGCATGGAAAATAAATACCCAGAAGCAGTTGTAACAGACGGAGATGGGGCGATGAGGGAATCTATAAAACAGGTGTTTCCGGATGCGACACATCGTTTATGCGCTTGGCATTTGAACAAGAATGCGTCTGAGAAT GAtcaatttgaagagttttggtcAAAAACAATTAAAGAAAACGGACTTGAAGGAAATCCTTGGGTTGCAAAAACGTACGAGAACAGGTCACTATGGGCAACTGCATATCTACGTGAGAAGTTTTTTGGACGTATAAGAACTACGTCTCAATGTGAAGCCGTCAATGCAGTCATCAAGAGTTATGTCAGGAAGAAAggctgcatttttgaatttatgcacAATTTTGATCAGGCTATGAGATCTTATAGAAACAATGAATTGATTGCCGATTATAAATCAAAGTTTTCAGAACCTGTGATGACTACTCAACTGCGTGCCCTTGAGAGCCATGCTGCGAAAGTTTATACTATGGAGATTTTCAAGGAAGTCaaagatgaaatagtgaaggctgGATCATTGATTGTTAAGGAAAAGTTAATTCGCAACGGATTTAAGACTTATCGATTTACAAAATATTGTTGTGATAACTATGACGTAGAGGTTGTGTATGATGGTGAAACACTTCAATGTGAGTGTAGGTTATGGGATTCTCATGGGATTCCATGTTCTCATATGTTTGGTGTCATGAAGGAAGAACATGTTAGTCTCATTCCCACCGGTTTGATTTTGTCGAGATGGACGAAGGATGCAAAAATTCAAtacttgaacatgaattgtaatgGTTCTGATGATTCTAATATGATTGAGCTAGCTCGGTTTGGTGCATATTCTTCTGCATTTACTGCCTTTTGCAATGAAGCTTCAAAAAGGGAAGGTGTTTATGGGGAAATAATGGGTGACATTCTGAAGTTACACAAAAAGTATTGCAGTACGGACGATCCTATTTTGGCATCGAACTCAGCTGTAGGTGATCCAAATATTGTGAATAGCAAAGGTGctccaaagaaaaaaaagaatgacaTAAAAGCTATTAGGCGATGTTCTAAATGCAACAGTAGAACTCATAATGCAAGGAGTTTTTCG GTTGCGGAAAACGCGCCATCTGAACAAAATGTTGGTATGACGTCGCGGCCAGTAACTGATTCATTCAGCCAAGTTGTGAag AACAAGAATGGAAAAAGAGGTCGCATTGGTGGAAGTAGTGTGCAAAATAAATGTACAGAACCACCGAACTCTCGTGGCGCGAATGTGACAGCGACTTCTCGCGCGGAAGTTGGAAGCACAAGCATACCCATGCCTGCAATGTATGGATTGCAACCCGTGTTGCCAGCGGTACAACCGATGTTGCATCCAATGCATTTACAACCGTTAATCCCACTATATCCAACGACAGTTGCGGAAAATTCGGGTTCGTGTTTCGGTAGGCCACAACGACTGATGAACAATGGTGGTACTTGA
- the LOC131617671 gene encoding uncharacterized protein LOC131617671, translating into MKIKSFIFAFFLCALIFISVVAIEPPKDEEKQTRAFEESKIILGINKNRRLRESRHHGRLRKRHSSEDLKFWINQGGVGGSFESGDFKGSINIGGIQDGVENIGLGGQGKIGNEIGVRGGGNNEFEGQGERKYEVSSIGEENKDLEENKKMKDLEGLKDSP; encoded by the exons atgaagataaaGTCTTTTATTTTTGCTTTCTTTCTTTGTGCACTAATTTTCATTTCTGTTGTAGCAATTGAACCACCCAAAGATGAAGAGAAACaaa CTCGTGCATTTGAAGAATCCAAAATAATACTTGGGATAAATAAAAATAGACGATTAAGAGAAAGTAGACATCATGGAAGGCTGCGAAAAAGACATTCTAGTGAAGATTTGAAGTTTTGGATAAATCAAGGTGGAGTGGGAGGTTCATTCGAAAGCGGCGATTTTAAAGGTTCGATAAATATTGGAGGAATTCAAGATGGAGTTGAAAATATTGGGCTTGGAGGACAAGGTAAAATAGGAAATGAAATAGGTGTGAGAGGAGGAGGAAATAATGAATTTGAGGGACAAGGAGAAAGAAAATATGAAGTAAGTTCCATAGGAGAAGAAAACAAAGATTTGGAGGAGAACAAGAAAATGAAGGATTTGGAGGGTCTTAAGGACAGTCCATAA